Part of the Acidobacteriota bacterium genome is shown below.
TCGACAAGATGTCGATGGACTTCCGCGGCGACCCGTCGGCGGCGCTGCTCGAGGTCCTCGACCCCGAGCAGAACCACAGCTTCCTCGACCACTACCTCGACGTCGAGTTCGACCTCTCGCACGTCATGTTCATCTGCACGGCCAACGTGCTGCACACGGTCCCGCAGGCGCTCCGCGATCGCATGGAGGTGCTCCAGCTCGCCGGGTACACCGAGATCGAGAAGGTCGAAATCGCCAAGCGCTTCCTCGCGCCGAAGGCCATCGAGGGCACGGGCCTCACCGACGCGAACATCCAGTTCGCCGACGAGGCCTTCCAGACCATCATCCAGCGCTACACGCGCGAGGCCGGCGTCCGCAACCTCGAGCGCGAGATCTCGTCGATCTGCCGCAAGGTGGCCCGCAAGGTCGTCGTCGAGGGGGCCGGCTTCACCGAGGCCATCACCGGGGAGAAGGTCACCGAGTACCTCGGCGTCCCGCGCTTCCGCCCAACCGAGGCCGAGGAGAAGAACGAGGTCGGCATCGCCACGGGGCTCGCGTGGACCGAGGCGGGCGGCGAGATCCTCGTCACCGAGGCCACGCTCATGCCGGGCAAGGGCACGCTCACCCTCACCGGCAAGCTCGGCGACGTCATGCAGGAGTCGGCCCAGGCCGCCATGAGCTACGTGCGGTCGAAGGCCGACGAGTTCGGCATCCCGAGGGACTTCAACCGCAAGACCGACGTGCACGTGCACGTGCCCGAAGGCGCCATCCCGAAGGACGGCCCGTCGGCCGGCATCACGCTCGCCACCGCCCTCGTGTCGGCGCTCACGAAGGTGGCCACACGGCGCGACGTCGCGATGACCGGCGAGATCACGCTGCGCGGCAAGGTCCTGCCCATCGGCGGCGTCAAGGAGAAGGTGCTCGCCGCCCACCGGGCGGGCGTGAAGAACATCATCCTGCCGAAGGACAACGAGAAGGACCTGGCCGACATCCCGAAGAACGTGCTCGACGCGTTGAACGTCTACATGGTCGAGACGATGGACGAGGTGCTGAAGATCGCGCTCGCCGATGCGCTGCCCGAGCCGCTCCCGGCCGACGCGGCCCCGGTCGAACCCGCCATCGCCGACGACACGATCACGCACTGAGCCGAGGCCGCCCGGCGGGGCGGACGGACCGCCCGCCAGGCCCCCATGGTGAGAGTCGTCGCCGCTCGTTTCGTCCGCAGCGCGGCCGGCGTGGCCGATTTTCCGCGCGACCCGGTGCCCCAGGTGGCCATGGTCGGCCGCTCGAACGTGGGCAAGTCGAGCCTGATCAACGCGCTCGCCCGCTCGCGGATCGCCCGCACGAGCGCCGCGCCAGGCAAGACCCGGCTCGTCAACCTGTACCTCGTCGAACTGGCCGCCTGCCCGCTCGACCGCGTGTACCTGGTCGACCTCCCGGGCTACGGCTACGCGCGCGGGGGCGGAAGGTCGGCGGCGGCGTTCGAGGCGCTGACGTCGGCGTACTTCGAGCAGCCGCCGTGGGACGCGCCCGGCGTGCGGGGCCAGCCGACCGGGCCCTCGGCGGCCGTGCTCGTGGTCGATGCGCGCCATCCCGGTCTCGAGGCCGACGTGAACGCGCTCGAGTGGCTCGTGTCGCGGCGCCGCCCCGTCGGAGTGGTGGCGTCGAAGATTGACAAGTTGTCGCGCGCCGAGCGGCGGCGGGCGGAGGATGCATGGCGAAAGGCGTTGAACGTCCCGGTGCTGCCAGTGTCGGTGGTGACGGGGGAAGGACTGAACGAACTGTGGACACTGATCAGCAGACTGGCGAACGGCAGCCCCAACAGCGGCAGCCCAAGGGCGGCAACGACGTCGCGGTGATGGATCTGTCGACGCTCAAGGACCTGGGCGTCGGCGACCTCACCAAGATCGCGAAGGACCTCGACGTCGCCGGCGCCACCGGCATGCGCAAGCAGGAGCTCATCTTCGAGATCCTGCGCGCGCGCACCGAGAAGAGCGGCCTCATCTTCTCCGAGGGCGTGCTCGAGACGCT
Proteins encoded:
- a CDS encoding endopeptidase La, producing the protein DKMSMDFRGDPSAALLEVLDPEQNHSFLDHYLDVEFDLSHVMFICTANVLHTVPQALRDRMEVLQLAGYTEIEKVEIAKRFLAPKAIEGTGLTDANIQFADEAFQTIIQRYTREAGVRNLEREISSICRKVARKVVVEGAGFTEAITGEKVTEYLGVPRFRPTEAEEKNEVGIATGLAWTEAGGEILVTEATLMPGKGTLTLTGKLGDVMQESAQAAMSYVRSKADEFGIPRDFNRKTDVHVHVPEGAIPKDGPSAGITLATALVSALTKVATRRDVAMTGEITLRGKVLPIGGVKEKVLAAHRAGVKNIILPKDNEKDLADIPKNVLDALNVYMVETMDEVLKIALADALPEPLPADAAPVEPAIADDTITH